One region of Parus major isolate Abel unplaced genomic scaffold, Parus_major1.1 Scaffold617, whole genome shotgun sequence genomic DNA includes:
- the LOC107199366 gene encoding A-kinase anchor protein 8-like, whose product MPGIHTGTAPGSHEDPEKSRDFPQGSTKILGIHKGEPQISGFPTNFPGFVPPAPFPKEFPGNFAGFLLPAPSPREFLGNSGGSVSEPREFPVPSQAMMEQSKKSSLVVARSILNNKLISKKLEKYLKGENPFTDDPEEKEEHEEGEGATEENPEENPEENPQNPEENPQNPEENPQNPEENPQNRQESPEENPKNLEENPEDPEENLENPEENPEENKNPEEIPAATAQERGTGTNPEAEKAENSQNAEEFPEEFPREEQQDEEESSGMLQE is encoded by the exons ATGCCGGGAATTCACACCGGGACAGCCCCAGGATCTCATGAGGATCCTGAAAAATCCCGGGATTTCCCACAGGGATCCAccaaaatcctgggaattcacAAAGGGGAGCCCCAAATCTCGGGATTTCCCACAAATTTCCCTGGATTTGTTCCCCCAGCCCCTTTTCCCAAGGAATTTCCTGGGAATTTTGCTGGGtttctgctcccagccccttctcccAGGGAATTCCTTGGGAATTCTGGCGGATCCGTGTCCGAACCCCGGGAattccctgtcccctcccaggccATGATGGAGCAATCCAAGAAATCCTCGCTGGTGGTGGCCCGGAGCATCCTCAACAACAAACTCATCagcaaaaagctggaaaagtaCCTCAAG GGGGAAAATCCCTTCACAGATGATCCCGAGGAAAAGGAGGAGCAcgaggaaggggaaggagccACGGAGGAAAATCCCGAGGAAAATCCCGAGGAAAACCCCCAGAATCCCGaggaaaacccccaaaatcccgAGGAAAACCCCCAGAATCCCGaggaaaatccccaaaatcGCCAGGAAAGCCCCgaggaaaatcccaaaaatctCGAGGAGAACCCCGAGGATCCTGAGGAAAACCTCGAAAATCCCGAGGAAAATCCcgaggaaaacaaaaaccccgAGGAAATTCCAGCAGCTACAGCCCAGGAAAGGGGAACAGGGACAAAtccagaggcagaaaaggcagaaaattccCAAAATGCCGAGGAATTCCCGGAGGAATTCccaagggaagagcagcaggatgaaGAGGAAAGCTCCGGAATGCTCCAGGAGTGA